Genomic segment of Halostella limicola:
AGCGCGTCGTCGTGGTCGTACCCCAGGTTGGCGATGGTCGAGCGGTCGCCCGCGGCGACGCTGCAGAGTGCGCGCCCGCCGCTGACCTCGTTCAGCGTCGCGAGCTGTGAGGCGAGTTTGACCGGGTGCGTGTCGTACGGGTTCGCCGCCGCCGGGCCGACCGCGATGTCGTCCGTGGCCGCGGCGACCCGTCCGAGCGTGAGAAACGGGTCGCGGTTGTTGTAGTGACAGCTCGCGAGCGCGGCGTCGAAGCCGGCGGCCTCTGCGCGCTCCGCGAGGTCGACGATGCGGTCGACCGGGTGCTCCGGCGTGAGTTCTATCCCTTTCATGCGTCGTCCTCCGTCCGCGTCACGGCTCGTACTCCCACTCCTCTAGCGCCTGCCGCACGAGATCGCTCTCGCGCTCCCGGAACAGGTTGTCGCTGCCGTCGTGGTCGCCGAACGCCCAGTCGCGGACGACCGCGACCGGCGTGCCGCCGCCGCCCTCGCCGGTGACGAGGTTGGCCGCGGCGGCGAGCTCGTCGACGACGCTCTCGACCGTGACTTCCAGTTCGTGGCCGTCGCGGTCGGTCTCGCCGCGCCAGTCCCGGCTCGCGGGCATCCCGGCCCAGCCGATGGCGACGCCGCGCTGGCCGTGGCGGAACGGCCGCCCGCTCGTGTCCGTGACGACGACCGGCGCGTCGACCGAGAGGTTCTCCCGGATGCGCTCGGCGCTCGCCGTCGGGTCCTCGGGCAGGAGCAGCAGGTCGGCGTCGGGCACGTTCGACCGGTCGATGCCGGCGTTGACCCCGACGTGCCCGAAGCGCGTCTTCGTGAGGAGGAACGGCTCCTCCGTGAGCAGCGCCTCGCTCTCCTCGATCACGGCCTGCGCGAACCGCGGGTCCTTCTCCTCGCCGGTCAGCTCCTCGATCCGGGCGGCGATCGACTCCGCCCGCTCGCTCGGCGAGAAGTCGTCGAGGTCGACGGCGCGGCCCTCCGCCTTCGAGACGACCGTGCTCGCGACCAGCACGACGTCGTCGTCCCGGAGGTCCGTTCGCTCCTCTATCAGCGCGGCGAGGTCGTCGCCGCGGCGCACCTCCGGCAGTCCCGGAACGGCGAACACGTCCATGCCCGGGAGTCGGCGCGATGCGGTAAAAAGCGCGCCGATGTTGGCAGGTTCCCCCGCTGTCGGCGACGGGTCGCGGGGGCCGTCACCCCCGCCGCACCGTCACGTCCACCTCGCCGTCGACCGCCTCGACGGTCATCATCGTCGCCTCGTCGGCGGGGTCCGCCCCGGTCGCGCTCCCGGGGTTGAGCAGTCGGACCGACTCGCCGCCGGCCGACGCCGCCTCCCCGTCGAACACCCGGTGGGTGTGGCCCGCGACGCCGACGACGGGCGCACCGACGTCGTCGCGCTTCTCCGCGACGATGCCGGCGACGCGCTCCTCGTAGTTCCGCACCGCGCCGGTGCCGTGGGTGACGACGAACGTCGCGCCGCCCAACTCGACGGTCGCCGTCTCCGGCAGTTCGAGCGCGACGGGGTCCATGTTCCCCTTGACGGCGGTGAGGTCCGCGGCCAGCTCCGCCACCTCGTCGTACGCCTCGGCCGAGTCGAAGTCGCCCGCGTGGACGACGTGGTCGGCCGCGCGGACCCGCTCGCTGACCCACCGCGGTACCTCGTCCGCGCGCGTCGGCACGTGTGTGTCGCTGAGTATGGCGACCTCCATACGGTCGCGTTCGACCCGAACTCCGAAAGAAGTTCCCGCTGGAACGAGAACGCGGCGACATGAGCGACAGCGTCGCGTGTTTCCTGCGAACGGACGGCGAGGTACTCCTCGGGCGACGCCGCGGCGAGGGCGCGGCCGACGAGGCTGCGAACGACGCGGACGGGAGCGCGGAGAGCGCGAGCGACACCGACGGGGCCGGCGTCCGGGACGTGGTTCGGGCCGAAGTCGACGAGGACCCGGAGGCGGCCGCGGTCGACGCCGTCGACCGGATCGCGGACGACGCCGCCCTCGTCCGCGCCGGCGGGCCGGTCTACCCGGACGGCGCCGCGCTCCGCCCGTTCCTGTTCGACGTGACCGGACCGCTCTCGGAGACGACTCTCGACGAGGCGTTCGCCGAGACGGAGTGGGTCCCGCCGACCGAACTGCGCCGCCGCGAGACGCCGCCAGGGCGGTGGCGCGCCTACGAGAGCGTCGCGCCGACGGTCCGCTCCGTCGCGGCGGACGATGAGCACGGCTCCGCCTACCTCTCCGTGCGGGCGCTGGAGGTGCTGCGCGACCGCGCCGCCGTCGTCCGGGACGAAGAGGACGACGCGGGCGCGGGCGAGGCGGCGGCCGACGAACTGTTCGACCTCGCGGCCCGCCTCCGTCGCGCCCGGCCGAGCATGGCGGCCCTGCACAACCGCGTGAACCGGGCCGTCGCCGAGAGCGACGGAACGCCCGCGGGCGTCGAGCGGGCCGCCCGAAAGGGGATCGAGCGCGCGCTCTCCGCGGACGCGGACGCCGCGAGCGAGGCCGCCGAGCGCGTCGCCGGCGGCGGGGTGCTGACGCTCTCACGCTCCGGGACGGCGCTGTCGGCGCTCCGCGAGGCCGTCCCCCGGGAACTGTTCGTCGCGGAGTCCCGCCCCGGCAACGAGGGCGTCGGCGTCGCCGAGGCGCTCGCCGGGGATCACGCGGTGACGCTGCACACCGACGCCGCGGTCGCGCACGTCCTGCGCGAGGCCGACGTCGACGCCGTCCTCGTCGGCGCGGACACGGTGCTGCCGGACGGGAGCGTGGTCAACAAGACGGGGACGCGGGCCGCCGCGCTGGCGGCCGAGCGCGAGGGCGTGCCGTTCTACGCCGTCGCCGCCAGCGACAAGGTGGCGACCGACGAGTCGGTGCCGCTCGAGTCCGGCGACCGGGCGGCGGTGTACGACGGCGACGCCCCGCTGGACGTCCGCAACCCGACCTTCGACGTGACGCCGCCGGACCTCGTCGACGCCGTCGTCACCGAGCGCGGCGCGCTGTCGCCCGACGAGGTGGGCGACGTGGCCGCCGAACTCCGCCGTCTGGCCGACCGGGCGTCGCCGAACTCCCGGTAGTTCCGACGCTCCCGTCGCACGCTCGATACCGCTATATAGTACTCACTAACGGTACGGGCGGAAAATACCGGTACCGGCCCGTCATACTCCAAAATACGGCTATTATAAACGAGTTTAATAGTTCCCCGAGCGCTTACTCGTGATGACACGTGACCAGAAGCGGCGGTCCGACGGGGTATCGCGCCGGAAGTTCATCGCGGCGGCCGGGGCGGCGGGCGCCGCAGCGGCGGCGGGCTGTTCGGGTCTCGCGAACACCGGCAACGCGAGCGGAGGCGGCGCGAGCACCCTGACGGCGGACGGGTCCTCGACGGTGTTCCCCATCACGAACACCGCGGCGAGTTACTGGAACTCGAACCCGGAGGCCGGCGACGAGGACTACTGGCCGACCGACTGGGCGGAGGGCGAGTACGGGACCGACATGCGGCTGGCCGACTTCTTCGCCGAGAAGTACGGCTACGATGCCACGGAGGAGCGCTCCAACCCGCCGTTCCGCGTGAGCGTCGCCCTGAGCCACTCCGGGACGGGCATCGAGGGCGTCATGGAGGGCCGCGTCGACATCGGCGACTCCAGCGCCCCGGCCGAGGACGAACTCTCCGACGCCGACCAGGACACGCTCGACAACTTCGTCGACCACGTCGTCGGCGTCGACGGCCAGCCCATCGTCGTCAGCACGGAGATCGCCGACGCGGGCATCGAGCAGATCACCCTCGACGAGCTGAAGGGGATCTACGAGGGCGATATCTCCAACTGGAGCGAGATCGGCGGGCCGGACCGCGACATCCTCGCGCTCGGACGCGCCGAGGGCTCCGGCACCGACACGGCGTTCCGGTCGAACGTGTTCGGCGACCCGGAGCACCCGATCGAGCCGGACCAGCGGTTCGGCCAGAACCAGCAGCTCCAGCAGGCCATCTCGCAGGCCGACAACGCCATCGCGTACATCGCGCTGGCGTTCGTGAGCGAGGACACGCCCGCGATCGGCCTGGAGATCGACGGGACGGTGTACGAGTACGGCGAGAACCTCGGCTCGCAGGAGTACCCGCTCTCCCGGGACCTGCACGCCTACACGTGGGAGGACACCTCGAAGAAGGAGGCCGCGTTCCTCAACTTCTGTCTCAGCGACTTCGGGCAGGAGATGTTCGTCGCCGGGAACAACTACTTCAAGCTCCCCGAGGACCGCCTCCAGTCCCAGCGCGAGAAGGTCAGCGCGGACAGCTACGAGTAACACGGTCGACGCCCCGGCGAACCAACTCTCATGGAACCAGAACTCTCCGACGTCATCGTCCGCGCCCGCGACTACCGGTCGCGCCACGGCGACGGCGCCGTTCGGCTGTACGCCCTCTGCTCGCTCGCGATACTGGCGACCTTCCTGCTGTTCTGGATCGGGTCTCGGTGGACGGTCCTCCCGCTGAGCGCCTTCGTCCTCCTCGCGGCCGTCGGGTGGGCGCGCCACCCGGCGGCGGCGGCGAAAGGCACGACGTTTCTCGCGACGGTCGCGACGGTCGCCGTGCTCGCGCTGATAGTCGTCTTCCTCCTGATCCGGTCGGTCGAGGCCGTCCGACACATGGGGCTCGGCCTCCTGGTGCGCACCGATCCCCCGCTGTGGACGTCCGGGGACGGCGGCGTGTACGCGCTGACGCCGATGATGGTCGGCACGGCGATCACGACGGTCATCGCGACGGCCGTCGCCGCGCCCGTCGGGATCGCCGGCGCGGTGTTCGTCAGCGAGATCGCGCCGGGGAGCGTGCGCGAGGTCGTCAAGCCCGGCATCGAACTGATGGCCGGCATCCCCTCTATCACGTACGGGTTCGTCGGGCTCACGATCGTCAACCAGTACCTCTATCACGAGCTCCGGACCCCGGCCATCGGGAACTACTTCTCGGCCGGTCTGATGATCGGGGTCATGGCGCTGCCGACGGTCGTCACGGTGGCCGAAGACGCCCTGTCGACCGTCCCCGAGTCGATGAAAGACGGGTCGGCCGCGGTGGGGTCGACCCGCTGGCAGACCACGAAGAGCGTGACGCTGCCGGCCGCGCTGTCGGGCGTCTCCGCCGGCGTGTTGCTCGGCGTCGGCCGAGCGATGGGGGAGACGATGGCGGCGACGGTGATGCTGTCGCACACCAAGGGGTTCCCGAACCCCTTCTACGACGTGTTCGGCGGCTACGGCGAGACGCTGACCACGGTCATCGCGTTCGAGGGGGGCAACGCGAGCGGCCTCCACATGAGCGCCCTGTTCGCCGGCGGCGTCGTCCTGTTCGCGATGGTGATGCTGTTGAGCGTCGCCTCGCAGTGGATCGAGTGGCGAATGCACGAGAAGCTCGGGGGTGAGCGGTAATGAGCAACGTCGAGCGCACCGAGATCGTGGGCGGCGAGTCGTCCGCCGGTCGGCGCCTCGCGCACGGCGTCCTCGCCGTCGCCGCCCTCGGATACGTCGGCGCCTGGGCGACGCTCCTCCAGTGGGTCGACGAGACCGCCGCGCTCGCCGGCGCGGGGCTGTTCGACCTGTTCGGCGGCGCGCTGCTCGCCGTCGCGGTCGGCCTGACCGCGGCGGGGATCGGATCGCGCTTCGGCTACGTGGAGTCAACGCCCTCGTCGTCCGCGGGCGCCGCGGTCGGCCTCGCGTTCGGCCTCCTGTGGGGAGTCGCCGGCGGCCTCGCCGCCGCGCACTGGGTCGGCGGCGGGGCGGCAGCGTGGGCCGCGGCGCTCGCCTGCGGCGGCCTCGGCACTGCGGCGGGGACGGTACCCCGAGAGGACGTCGGGTCGACGCTCCCGGCCGCCGCACTGCTGGCGCTGACCGGCGCGGCGATCGCCGGCGGGTACCTCGACGCCGACTGGACGTGGGAGTCGGCCTGGTCCTCGGCGGTGTTCCCCGGCAGCGAACTCGTCCCGGTGATCGCGGTCGTCGGGTCGCTGCTCGGCCTCTGGAGCGGGGCCAAGGCGAAGGAGGGGTTCGGCACGGAGGGCCGGCAGAGCGGCGCGTTCGTCCTCATCGGCACGGGCGTGTTCAGCGTGCTGGCCGTGTTGGGGCTGCTCGTCGGCTTCATCGTCGTCCGCGGGTTCGACGCGATGCTGACCGGGGCGAGCCTCGCGGGGGGACGGCTCGCGCTCCCGTTCGGCGCGTCCCTCCCCTGGCCCGAACTCCCGTTCGTCACCAACCCGACCGGCGGCCTGTACGTCGCCGTTCCCGGCGTCCTGCCGGCCATCCTCGGCACGCTGTGGCTCGTCGTCGGCGCCGTCGCGTTCGCGCTCCCGCTGGGGATCGGCGCGGCGGTGTTCCTGACCGAGTACGCGGAGCAGGGGCGGTTCGTTCAGGTCGTGGAAGTCGCGACGAACGGGCTCTGGAGCACGCCGAGCATCGTGTTCGGCCTGTTCGGTCTGGCGTTTCTCGTCCCGCGGATCAGCGGCGGTAACTCGATACTCGTCGGACAGCTCGTCCTCGGGTTCATGCTCTTGCCGTTAGTGCTCATCACCAGCCGCGAGGCGATCAAGGCGGTCCCCGACGAGTACCGCGACGCGAGCGCCGCGCTGGGGGTGAGCCGGTGGGAGACGATCCGAAGCGTCGTCCTCCCGGCGGCGATGCCCGGCGTCATCACGGGAGCCATCCTCGGCGTCGGCCGGATCGCCGGCGAGACCGCGCCGCTGTTGCTCGTCTTCGGCGGCCAGCCGTACCCGAGTTCGACGCCGAACGTCCTCGGCTCCTTCCGGGTGACGGCGCAGCCGCCGTTCGTCACGAACGAGGCGTTGCTGTCGCCGGCGAGCGCCCTGCCGTACCAGCTGTACTCGGCGATCACGGCCGGGACGTTCCCGAAGGAGACCTTCACCACGACCGAGTTCGGCTGGGGGACCGCGCTCGTGCTGTTGCTCGTCGTGATCGGGCTGTACGCCGTCGGGGTCGGAAGCAGACTGTACTTCAGGAGGAAGCTACGCAATGAGTAACACCGAACTACGACACGGAAGCGACCGCGACGAACAGCGAGTGACGACGACCGGAGAGACCGACGAGCGGCTGCGCGAGGAGTGGACGGAGTACGACTTCGACGGGGAGACGGCGCTCTCGGTGTCCGACCTCGACGTGTACTACGGCGGGGAGCGGGCGCTCCGGAGCGTCTCGATGGACGTCCCCGCGGAGAGCGTGACGGCCCTCATCGGCCCGTCGGGCTGCGGGAAGTCGACGTTCCTGCGTTCGCTCAACCGGATGAACGACCGCATCGACGCCGCCCGCGTCGAGGGGTCGGTCGCGTTCGACGGGGAGGAGATCTACCAGGACGGCGTGAACCTCGTCGAGCTCCGGAAGCGGATCGGGATGGTGTTTCAGGCGCCGAACCCGTTCCCGAAGTCGATCCGCGACAACGTCTCGTACGGACCTCGGAAGCACGGCGACGTCGAGACGGGGCTGGTGTCGCGGCTGCTCGGCCGCGACGACTCCGCGGCCGTTGACGACCTCGTCCGGGAGGCGCTGGAGCGCGCCGCCCTCTGGGACGAGGTGAAAGACCGGCTCGACGACAACGCGCTCGGCCTCTCCGGCGGGCAGCAGCAGCGCCTCTGCATCGCGCGCTGCCTGGCCGTCGACCCGGACGTCATCCTGATGGACGAGCCCGCGTCGGCGCTCGACCCCATCGCGACGGCGAAGATCGAGCAGCTCATCGAGGAACTCGCCGAGAGCTACACGGTCGTCGTCGTCACCCACAACATGCAGCAGGCGGCCCGCGTCTCCGACCAGACGGCCGTCTTCCTCACCGGGGGGCGGCTCGTGGAGTACGGCGACACCGACCAGGTGTTCGAGGACCCGCGGAGCGACCGCGTCGAGGACTACATCACCGGCAAGTTCGGGTGACCGCGGGGTGAGCACGATGGAGACCCGCAAGATCCAGACGGTCGGCGGCGGGACGTACACCGTCTCGCTCCCGAAGGAGTGGGCCGAGTCGAACGGCGTCGCCGGCGGGACGGAGGTGGACCTCCACGCGCACATCGACGGCCTGCTCGTGATCGAGCCGGGGTCCCGCGGGGACGGCACTCGACGGGCGACGGTCCGGGTCGACCACGACGATCCGGACCGGCTCGAACGGACGCTGCGGGCGACGTACGGAGGCGGCTTCGAGGAGGTCGCGCTCCGCTCGCCGGACGGGTTCGCCCGCGAGCAGCGGCGGGCTGTCGACGACGTTGCGGGGTCGCTCGTCGGGCTGACGCTCGCCGACGAGTCCGCGGGGCGGCTGACGGTCCGGACGCTGCTCGACGCCGACGAGGTGTCGGTCGGCCAGTCGGTGCGACAGCTGCAGTTCGTCGCGCTGTCGATGCACCGAGGGGCCACCGCCGCCCTGACGAGCGACGGGGTCGCGCCGCCGCCGGCCGACCGCGACGACGAGGCCGACCGGCTGTTCCGGCTCGTCGACCGCCACTTCGCGCGCGGCCTGTCGCGACTGGACGAGGTCGACGCGCTCGGACTGACCCGGCCGGAGCTGTTCGAGCTTCGGTCGACGGCGCGCGAGCTGGAGCGCGTCGCCGACCACGCCGAGCGCGTCGCGTCCGTCGCGGGCGCGGTCGACGAGGTGCCGGCGGACGCGGCGGACGACCTCGAGACCCTCGGCGAGCGGTCGCGGGAGGTCGTCGAGACCGCGGTGAGCGCCGTCCTCGGCGACGCCGGGCTCGACGCCGCGCACCGCGCTCTGGTCGACCGGGACGAGGTCCGCGAGCTGGCGTCGGCCCTCGACCGCCGCCTGTTCGAGGCGGCCGACGCCGACTACCGACTGACGCGCGCGGCCGACAGCCTCCTCCGGACCGCCGAGCACGGCGGCAACGTGGCCGAACTGGGCCTCCGGGCCGCGCTCCGCCGGGGCGAGCGGCCCGGTGCCGATCCCGACGAAGCGGCGGCGTGCGACGACCGCTCAGCGCCGCGCGCGCCGGCGGAAACCGACGAGTGATGGAGCGACGGAGCCGGCGTCGCCTCGTCGGGCGCGTTTCGCGCCCGCCGACGGCGAAAGGTGGATTCTTCACGCTGGGGGCCGTAGCCGGCGACGGTGGCGATGAAGACAGTTACCCCCACCGAGCCCCGTGTGACGAGGACCTCTCCCGAGCCACCACTCTACTGACGCGGAGCGGCGCTTCGGCGCAAGATTGAACCCGAGTTTCCGCGAATAGCTCCGTATGCAACTCCGTCGGCTGGGCATCAACGACTCCGTCAGCGCTGTGTTTCCGCCGGACCGCCTCGAATCGGCACTCGCCGACCTCCCCGTCGAGGTCGCCGTCGTCGGCGACGACCGCGGGGACCTCGCGGAGTGCGACGGCGTCGTCACGTTCGCGCACCGCGAGTCCTACCTCGACACGGTCGACTGGGTCCACTCGATCCAGGCGGGGGTCGACCGCTTCCCCGTCGAGGAGTTCGAGGCCCGCGACATCGCGCTGACGAACAGCACGGGCATCCACGACGACACCGTCGGCGAGTTCGTCGCCGGCTACATGCTCATGATCGCCCGCCGGCACCACGAGTACGCCCGCAAGCAGGCGCGCAAGGAGTGGGCGCACGCCGAGTGGGACGCCCCCTTCACCCTCGCCGGCGAGTCGCTCTGCGTCGTCGGTCTCGGGACGCTCGGCCGCGGCATCGCGGAGCGGGCGGACGCCCTCGGGATGGAGGTGACCGGCGTCAAGCGTACGCCGGAGGACGTGCCGGGCGTCTCGACGGTGTACCCGGGGGACGAACTCCGGGAGGCCGTCGCGGACGCGAAGTTCGTCGCGCTCGCGGTGCCGCTGACCGACGAGACCGAGGGGCTGATCGGGAAGGACGAGTTCGACGCCCTGCGAGACGACGCCTACCTGATCAACGTCGCCCGCGGCCCCGTCGTGCGGCAGCAGGAACTCGTCCGGGCGCTCGAACGCGGCGACCTCGCGGGCGCCGCGCTCGACGTGTTCGAGGAGGAGCCGCTCCCCGATCGCTCGCCGCTGTGGGAGATGGACGAAGTGATCGTCACGCCCCACGCCGCCGCGCAGACGCGAGACTACTACCGGGACATCGCCGACCTCGTCCGGGAGAACGTCGACCGCATACAGTCGGACGAGGAGCTGTACAATCGGGTCGTGTAGCCGCCTACAGCGACTCGACGAGGTCGACCACAACCTCGCGGAACGTCTCGACGTCGACGTCCGTCGCCACCGAGGCGTTCGGGGTCCCCTTCTCGTCGGCTTCGGCCCGCGTGTCCGCGATGGTCGCGCCGCGGGACGGGCCCTCAGACGTGTCGACCGCGAGCGGGAGGCGCTCGTACTCCAGCACGTCGGCGATCAGGTCCGCGCCGACGACCGCGTCGGGCACCGAGTAGCCGCCGTCGTGGCGGAGTTGGTCGGGGTAGTTACACCACTCGCCGACGGTCGACAGCGGGTCGTCGGCCGCGCACCACCGCTCGACGAGCTCGGTCGGCAGCACGGCGGGTTCGGTGACGCCCAGTCCGACCATGTGGGGGTCGGTATCCCGGACGACGCGGTACGCGGCCTCGGGGTCGGCGTACGCGTTGAACTCCGCCGCCGGCGTGGCGTTGCCGCTTGTCAGCGCCGCCCCGCCCATGAAGTAGAGGTCGCCGATCGTCTCGGCGAACGCCGGGTCCCGCACCGTCGTGACGGCGACGTTCGTCAGCGGCCCCACGGCCGCGACGGTGAGGTCGTCGCCGTACTCGCGGGCGCGGTCCAGCATGAACTGGCTCGCGTCCATCTCCACCGGTTCGGCGGTCGGCTCCGGCAGGTCGCCCCTGATGCCGTCGGGGCCGTGAACCCACTCTGCACGCTCCAGTTCGCCCGTCAGCGGGCCGTCCGCGCCGCGAGCGACCGGCACGTCCGACCGGTCCAGAAACTCCAGCACCGAGAGCGCGTTCCGCGTCGTGTTCTCGACCGTCGTGTTGCCCGCGACGGTCGTGACGCCGACGACCTCCCAGTCGTCGTGGGCGAGCAGCATCGCCAGCAGCAACGCGTCGTCCGTACCCGGGTCTACATCGAGAAGAACCTTCTTCGCCATTTTCAGACGTTGAACGGACCCATACTTAAAAGTATGAGGAGGACCGGCAACATTCCCGGAGACGGCTCGGCCGAACTGCTCCGCGGCGCGGAGCGTGTCCGGATAAGGACGCCGACGAACGGCGAGGCGGTTCGGAGAGCGGTCCCTCAGAAGAACTTGAACAGGTCGTCGCGCTCCTGCTCGTGGAGGTGGTGGCGGACCGCCTCCTTCAGGGCGTCGAGGTCGCCGCGCTTCGCGGTGACGGGCGCGACCGTCTCCCGCCACTGCTGCCACGGCGGGTAGAGGCCGAAGCGGTCGCAGATCTCGTCGAGGCGCTCGTCGCGGTCGTCGACCTTGTCCATCTTGTTGACGGCGATCACGGTCGGGACTCCGAGGTCCTGCAGGAAGTAGTACATGTCGAGCACGTATGGGACCTCGTCCTCGTCGGAGTGGCGGTCGATGATGTCGACGGCGCTCTTGCCGTCGAGCACGATGACCGCGACGAGGACGTTGTCGGCGTACTCCTCCAGGTAGTGGACGATGTCGTCTTTGATCTGCTCGCGGTGGTCCTCGGGGACGCCGGACATGAAGCCGAACCCGGGCAGGTCCGTGAGCATGAAGTCCTCGGGCGCCCAGTCGTAGTGGTTCGGCGAGCGGGTGACCCCCGGCTTCTGGCCGGTGTCGAACGAGTGGCCGGTCAGTTCTCGCATCAGCGTCGACTTCCCGACGTTGGAC
This window contains:
- the engB gene encoding GTP-binding protein EngB, with the protein product MFEDRPDRDAEVAFVGRSNVGKSTLMRELTGHSFDTGQKPGVTRSPNHYDWAPEDFMLTDLPGFGFMSGVPEDHREQIKDDIVHYLEEYADNVLVAVIVLDGKSAVDIIDRHSDEDEVPYVLDMYYFLQDLGVPTVIAVNKMDKVDDRDERLDEICDRFGLYPPWQQWRETVAPVTAKRGDLDALKEAVRHHLHEQERDDLFKFF